The sequence GGTGCGCGGCCCCATGACGCCGTCGACGGCGCCGGGACGGTAGCCAAGTTCGATGAGCTCTTCCTGGATTCCCACCACGGTGGCCCGCGCCATGCCGGGCGACATCTGTTCAAGGGTCGTCTCCCGCTGGCTTTGGGCCAGGGAAGAGTGCGGCGCCGCCGCCACAGCGGCCAGCGCAAGGACGATCATGAGAGGTAGCAGTCGAGCGCGCATCCGGCTTGCCCTCCTAGGTCAATGACGAGCTTCGCAGTCTATTCGGGTGTTCTACGACGAGATTTGACCGGGTATCCCCGCAAGTTCTCCATGACGATCATGAAGGCCTGTCCATCGAGAAGACCTCGCGCACCACGGCGTAATCCATGTATCCCAGCCGGGCCAGCGGCTGATAGCGGGTGACGTCGACAAGCCCCTTTTCGTTCAGGACGCTTTCGTCGATGTGGAAGGCGACCACCTGGCCCAGCACCATGAAGTTACCCGCCTCGGGGTCGTCGCTCGGCAACTCGATGGTTTCCAGATAGCGGCATTCCATGTGAATGGGCGAGGCCTTGACCCGGGGCGGCGCCACAAGCCTGGAGGGCACCATCTCGAGGTCGGCCAGGGCCGCCTCGTCGACAGCGCGGGCGACCGGGGCGGAGGTCTTGTTCATCGCCTCGCGCAGGTCCCAGGTCGCGAGATTGCAGACGAATTCCCCTGTCGTCTCCGCATTGTGCTGGCTGTCCTTCAGACCGCTGGCCCGTGACCGCCCGTTGGGTGCGAAGAAGACGATGGGCGGGCTGTCGGCCAGCGCGTTGAAAAAGCTGTAGGGTGCCAGGTTCACCACGCCGTCTTCGTCCAGGGTCGTGATCCAGCCGATCGGGCGCGGCGCCACGATGGCCTTGAAGGGATTATGCGGCAGCCCTTGTTCCTTGTGCTGGCCCGGCTCGAAGAACAGCGTCATCGGGTGCATCCTTTTCGGTTGGGAGAGGAATCGGAAGAAAAGACTAGCGCAGTCTGCATTGCGCGGCGGCCTGATATCCACCTTGCAGTTCGCCCGTTTCGTTGAAAAAGCCAACGGCCGAAGCGCCGCCTGTCTGCGGCCAGCGGAACACGACGAAGCCCTTCGCCAGATCAAGCCGGATCACGTAGTGCCCCTTGTCCTGAAGGGTGGCCGCGCGATCGCCAAAAATGGCGAGGCTGCCCGCGATCCTGGTTTCCGCGCCGTCCACGGTCAGGGAAAAGGGCTGACCCACTTTCAGCCAGCTGCACCCAAAGGTCCTGGCTTGAGCCCAGCCGTCCCCCGCCAGCAGCAGTCCCGCGGCGAGCGCCATCATGCCGAACATCCCTCTCATGTCGTCCCTCCCTTTCTCCATTCTCTCTCCTTCGAACACTATAGGGCGCGAGGGGCCGCGGGAAACCCACGCACGATTTAGAGAGTTTTAAGCTAATTGCGCGAAGCTTCCCCGAAACACCTTCGAGGGGAGAACGACCGAATGGCGGCACAGCAGCGGGCTCGCAACGCCAACGCGCGCGGAGACTTCGCGGCGCTTCGCGACCGGGTTTGCGCGCAGCCGGAAGCGGACAGCGTGCTTGAGATCGCGTTGGCGCCGGCTGCGCCCGGCCAACTGCTCGACCATCTCATGGACGACGGCCGCTGTGTCTTCGCAGCGGCGCCAGAGCCCACCTTGCGCGAACTGATCGACTATCACGCCACGACGGAGAACGTGGCCCCTGAAGACGTGCCGCTGGCGGAGTTGAAGCCGCCCCCAGCGGATGTCTGGGCGCGCTACTGCGCGGGACGCGAGAAGGCCGAGGGGGCGCAGGACAGCGGCTGGACCAAGAAGGGCGACTGCCTGGTGCTCCAGAGCCTGGTCTTTCCCCAGACATTCCGGCAGGAGATGCGGGTTCTGGCCGCGATCAGCGAAGATTCCGCTTTGGCCGCCGGGCGCGGGCTCTACCTCGCTTTCGGCGCCTTGAGCGCCGTCGGGGAGGCGGCGGCCGAGCCTTTCCTTCTGCTGCCCGTTGCCCTGGAGCGCCCGAAGGCGAACGAGACGCGGCTTCACTGGCGTGAAACCCCACCCTTCGTCAATCCAAACGTGATCGACCTCTTGGGCGAAGCCGACGCCGCGAAGCTCCCGGCCCTGGGCGACCGTCCGGAGATCGAAGCATTTCTCCAGGCCGCCGACGAGGTGGTCGCCCGCAACCCGGACCTGAAGTTGGAGAAGGGGCTGTCGCTCCGCTGCATGGCGCTGGCGGATGCCTGGTCCTTGCGCGACCTGCGCCGCGCCGCCTGGGAAATGTCCGACGATCTTGGCGGATCAGCCGCTCTTCGCCTGCTTTCCGGTGACGACAAGGAGGCAGGCGGCGAACTCCCGCCTGCCGGGGCGGATGTCTTGGACGAGACGCTTGAGACCCCGCTGCCCTTTGACGCAGGGCAGGGCACCTTGATCGCAGCGGCGATGGCCGGCAGGCCGGTCCTGGCGCTCGGCTCGCCCGAAACCGGTAAGACCCACGCCGCCGCCGCGCTGGCCGCTGCTTTCCTGGGAGACGGGAAGACGGTGCTCTATCTCTCCGGGCAGTCCCGGTCCCGCCAGCTCTTCGCAGAGCGCCTGCGCGAGGCCGCCCTTGGCGGTCACCTTCTGGCGCTCGAACCCGACGGGCTGACCGTTGCCTCTCTGTCGGCTGCCTTGACGGGCCCTGACAAGGCTCCCGAGGGTGAAGACGCAGAGTCGGCTCTGCTGGCGGCGCGTGAGGCTCTGGAGCCCTTGCGAAAGGAACTTCAGAGCCTGCAGGCCGCGAACGAAAGCCCGCTGGGCGCCCTCGCGCTCAAGGTCAACAACATCCTCTTCGAGCTGGGCCGTCTGAAACTCGAGCATCCGCGCCTTCAAAGGGTGCTGCCCGAGGCCCCCGGCTTCGACCCGCTGGCCATTGACGACAAGAAGCGCCGGGCCGCCAAGGAGCGGCTGCTGGCAACGGAGGCGGCGGTCGCGAAGGTTTCCGCCGGGCGCCCGCTGGCACAGCATCCCTGGGCGGGAGTGACGGAACTGAGCCTGGCCGATGAGGAGCCGCGCAAGGCTTTCCTGGAGAAGACGGAGACCTTGCGAGACGCTCTCAAAGCCCTCTCCAAGGCCCTGAACCGCGACGTCGCGGCTCTCGACAAGTCGATCCCATTGAATGACGAGCTGCTCGCCGATCTGCGCAGCCTTGCGCACGACCGCGAAGCGCTGGAAGCGGAGCGTGAGCGGATCCTCGCTGCGGCGGGACTGGCCGGGCGCGTGCTGGACGGTTTGCGCATCAAAG comes from Limibacillus sp. and encodes:
- a CDS encoding flavin reductase family protein, with translation MTLFFEPGQHKEQGLPHNPFKAIVAPRPIGWITTLDEDGVVNLAPYSFFNALADSPPIVFFAPNGRSRASGLKDSQHNAETTGEFVCNLATWDLREAMNKTSAPVARAVDEAALADLEMVPSRLVAPPRVKASPIHMECRYLETIELPSDDPEAGNFMVLGQVVAFHIDESVLNEKGLVDVTRYQPLARLGYMDYAVVREVFSMDRPS